From Pseudanabaena sp. PCC 6802, one genomic window encodes:
- a CDS encoding single-stranded DNA-binding protein, which translates to MSLNKINLVGRAGRDPEVKYFESGSQKCTFTLAVNRRTSNRDEPPDWFDLEIWGKTAEIAANYVKKGSLIGITGSLKFDRWQDRTTGEDRSKPIIFVEQLDLLGSKRDDQAAASNYDDDF; encoded by the coding sequence ATGTCACTAAATAAAATTAATTTGGTCGGTCGCGCAGGTAGAGATCCTGAAGTCAAATATTTTGAGTCCGGTTCGCAAAAATGTACGTTTACCCTGGCGGTCAATCGCCGGACTAGCAATCGCGACGAACCGCCGGATTGGTTCGATCTGGAGATTTGGGGCAAGACCGCTGAGATAGCTGCCAACTATGTTAAAAAAGGAAGCCTGATTGGGATTACAGGATCGCTGAAATTCGATCGCTGGCAGGATCGCACCACGGGCGAAGACCGCTCCAAACCGATTATCTTTGTCGAGCAGCTAGATTTACTAGGCTCCAAGCGCGACGACCAAGCAGCCGCTAGCAATTACGATGATGACTTTTAA